The Belonocnema kinseyi isolate 2016_QV_RU_SX_M_011 chromosome 1, B_treatae_v1, whole genome shotgun sequence genomic interval TAAGGTGGAGTAAAATTTAACCGTGAACAATTTtaacttctttcactctaaaactcataactttttaagtatttgatatttttacttaaaattttatctgaatacttccgagatatgaagcttcgaaaataaaattagcctTTTGGCGTTTgttccaaaaaaggtatttattccgaaaaataaaagcttccattattataaatctgttgaaaattaaacgattttcaaaTAGAAACGTTAAATATGGAGATGGTTCAAAACTTTACTGTTTTAAATCGAAAGCcttttaattatagttaaatcaTTGTCAGCTTCGTATTGAAGTTTgaacagttattttaaatttgtaaatagtaATTCCAAATCCATAGATTCATAATTAGACGGCACTGATCAacttacaatttttgtaattgaacaatttctaataaaagacttcaaacaattaaacttctaaaattgatgaatgtttTTGatggttcattaaaaaaattttattcagaattgtctaggtttacaattcaaaataattgaaaaatattgtaggcttttttcatattctataattttgaatgtttcattctGAGACAGTGCCCAACTTAGAAGGAGTTAGAATGAACCTAATGAATTCATTCGAGTTTCACGTTAACTGCTGTAATTTGTAGTTTAGTTAGGattactttagtttaaaaaattatttgcaaactggaaaataaccgggaatttgTTTCTAACATTTGAACGATTACTGTCGGTTAGttaattagtcaatttttaattcatagttccaaattttttaatcattcctcAAGAACATAACCACCGAGTGTCAGTGAATTTATAACAATACGATTAATGTTCATGTTTCTAATGCACATATTTTTAATGTCGATCTTCTAATGTCTCTCTTTCCAATTGATGTGTTAATAATGTCTATATTCCTAACATGGCAGTCTTTAGTCTGATAAAAGTCGACCTAAGAACTAACTTTTCTTGAAactattccttgaattctcttctaacttataatttatattttttgtttacagagAGAGGCTTATCCACCTTCTTGCGTTAAGGCCATACAAGAAACCTGATATCTATGAACGTATATACAGgggtaagaattaatttttaattgacatataGGGCCTTAGTAAGCACAGCTCTTCCTTGATTACTAAATATGGTTGTCGGTTGAAAttgattaatcaaatttttactcGGTTTGGCAGAGGGTTGTAGAGAGAAGGATCGTAGTAAAATTTCCGAGCATTTGACGGAAATCGCCTTTAAAAGAGATCATTTCTATCTTCTGAAAAAGTCTGTGTGGAATAATGTTCAAGACAACTGGATTTACTACACCGAGGAGGAAAAGTCCCTTCTCAAGAAACGGAAACCTCAGAACCTCACGCTTCCCGGATTCAGTGATGGATCCAGTGGTCAGTTTCAGGGTTAAAAATATACTATATTAATTAATGTTCTTTCTCTTAAtgctttaacccttaaagggcacacttccgtaaaattacataaagagcatactgggtgttaggTACCCAATGGTATTCAAACGTGTcctgtgccgacggtattggatagttttttttacaagaaaatcaattaatgatgtttaatctatatACTTTCAGgggaaaaaggtttcataacagtttttgaaatttaaagtagttaaaaaaattcttttttgtcaaaaaaatttttaaatgacttctttcactctaaaattcataacttttcaagtttttgatatttttacttaaaattttacctgaATACTTCCGAGTTatggcgcttcaaaaataaaattagtcttatagtgttcgttccaaaaaaggtatttattatgaaaaataaaagcttccatttaatgaaaaatgaagcaCCGTACTGTGCgccattaaactattttattgatcttaactgcgtacaaaaatgataaaaatcaaaattatgtgaaaatgacataaaaaaataggttttcatgtaatttgttaatctggcgccatatgttccattttcttgaatttggtacgttttctTAAAGTGCAAATAAGTTGCTGGGTGTTTTACAACCAGAATAACCTTTAAGGGTTAATACAATGGCCAGGTTACGTAAgactaatgtttaaaataataatccaaTTGTATTAACAATTTTGCATGAATCCCTCTAatgagaaataatataattgcaatttCAGTTTCTTTTCAAACCATAATGCcacattaaaaaaacttcaagattTGCGTTTCCTTTACGTTAAATTTCATTACGGCTCtcagatttgaagaattttgctTTTGCAGGGCTCACAGACCGGTCCCTATATCCTCTATTGTACCCTATTTTTAGTGAAGGTTCCTGAAGTAAcctatttgaagggatttttaagacttttagggtatttttaaaacttttaagcattttgaggagcttttaatttggaatattatagggaattttaaacgatcccaagaatttttttattaatttaattaatttgaagggatttcaaaacattcaaaattttgtaggatagacttttttaatttcggaagagCGGAATGATTTTACAagacctataaggttttaagttattttaaaaggtttcacagGGTTCTATGAGTTTTCCGCGgatctaaataattttataagggattttaaagctttcaatgtattcagaaaaaagataaaataattttcagtgaagttcctaccaaaatgcaatacctaaacgtactttattgtactctaatacattttccaaagtttcagctcgatattttatttataaaaaaagttcttaggtttaaaaaaacattcagtgaactgaaaaagtgaggtcggtaatataggtatttagctgtgtcacatgcccttaagtaaaaaattgttaatttgattAATCCTGAGTATCAATTGATCAAATGAtcagaggatttgaaatattttttcaaatagcttggcattttcaaaaactttgaaaaattcacaaggatttcaaaagatatttaaggatttggaatattttaggttatttaaaaagattagaagTAATTTTTGTCGTTTGCAgttatttaatgggatttcaaatattttaagatattgtaaaagattcctaGGCGTTTTCAGGggcttcaaaaagtttcaaatatttcaagagattttcaaatattttttgcaaatcgtTCAGTATTTGCCCTACATTCTTATTAAATTAtcctgtattattaaaaaaatcaattattctgaATTCATTCCGTttcactcaattcaatggatttttaaaaagtttttgaattgttttgagttcgtttaacattgttttttaaatgcagtttaattttttatgtatttcatcGAGTTTTGTctcgctttttttaaattcttttgaattcactccaattttattgaaataaatggaatttttcgattttgaacagaattccaattaatttgaattcgtttgaatcTTTGTAGCCatcaatgactttttttgttagaaacaagtagggtttcaaagatttgaatatatttaaaattattttttgaaatttactctAAGTTATTTGGtatttgcttgaattttttaatttacttgaactcttctaaacttactcaattctacttaattctatagatttttaaatagttttaaaagtttttatttaattgatctatactttttttaactcaccttgaattcttaggcatttcatcaaattcttttgaattcctttaaatttttctaagctcattactcaattcaatgaatttttttcatatttttaaatccaacttTACGGAAGTcaatagcatttttttattttgaaaatgttttccaattaatttcaattttttaaaatttaacctgaattttttaaatgtcactaTGCGCGTGAAAAAGTACCCTATTTCCCTATATTTTACCCCATAGGAACTGTGAGGCCTCTTTTTAGGAATATCTAAATCGTATACatgtaaaattgattaatatctCGTGCATATTTGCATTTAATACTAATTTTGCAAAAggtacattacatttttttaacttcagagAACTGAATGGAGATCTAATCAAATGATTTCCCCTTTTCACTACCAGAAATTGTAGcctaattctctttaaaaaacaaacattttctctACAGGGAGTAGACCGCCTTCAAATTCCATCCATCCAGGATCACCGCCATCGATAACAGCGCCACCACGCGCACTTCTAAAATCCAAGAGACCAGCATACAATGAGGGCAACGGCAATTTACCTACAAAGAAACCTAGGATATCTCAATCACGGGATCCGGAAGCTCTTTTTGTGAACCACGGAGAAAACGGAAGTACGGCTGGTAGTAGTGTTGATAGTGGCGATAGTCGATTTAGTTGTGCTGAGAGAGTGTCGGGTTGTGTGAATAGTCTCGAGGTAATCAGTGGTAGTAATAGTGGCACTTGCAACAGTAGAAGCAGTTTGTTTACCCGACAGAAGAGCAACTGGAACCAGAGGCAACCGGGTGGCCTCAATTCTGCTGAAGGAACAACTAATAAAGAAATGATTCGCGGTAGTAGCTACCCTGCTGCGAGTTTGTGTCTCGAAGTGATAGAGAAAATGACCAAAACCTCGTCGCGCAACAACGCCAGCTCGCAGTTCTGACGCCCGGAGAAACCGCGGAAACAGTAGCAACGCTTCGCTGCTCGAAAATGTCGAACATCTACTTTGAAAAAgactgtttttgtttttattttcgataaaaagagcATTAATTTACTTAAGGCTCTCTCAGCCTTAAAAAACATATTGTTATTACAATATTCGCGCTTAGCgctcgatttttttataattacgtatttatataattctccaataaattatataatcataATAGTTGCATATGTATACAGTTTATACACAAGGGTGAAccgataaaaattaatgttgcgAAATCGATTTCTAATAGCGAAAAATTATTAGTTCTTCATGAGCTGAATATTCTGTTTTTAATCGATTAATATATTGCACTTCTAAAAGTGTgttgaaaatggttaaattgaaTTTCGgcgtaaaatatatgaaaaaatgaattctcagggTCACgaagtttttaatatatatgtttttaatacatgatgttaaaaaattgtgcaaaattaaagaaagaatgcatttttatttgtaattaataatgataaatatattataaatattataaatattataaataaatacccTCAAATCCGTGAAATGGAGAAATTAAATATACATACNNNNNNNNNNNNNNNNNNNNNNNNNNNNNNNNNNNNNNNNNNNNNNNNNNNNNNNNNNNNNNNNNNNNNNNNNNNNNNNNNNNNNNNNNNNNNNNNNNNNaatataaataaataaatattataaataataaaaataactttcaatttaattttgatttaatttttaatgaattctgcgccgaaaattacttcaaaaataaattacaagaagtaaataattaacttaattattattaacaattataatttttgagtaaaatcCACCTAGTTTCGGAACTGAGCCATTCAAACTCTTGATTGAAATATAGCCCTTATGTAACCGTCTCTTTTTTCAGCAATACAATGCAAATTTTTAGAGGTAATTTTATgcgcggaattaaaaaaaaaggataacattcaaaatgaaaacaaaatttgatcaatttttaatttttgatatattattcATATCAAATAGGTACTTCCATAAATTCTTTACGCATATAGttctacaaaatacaaaatacaaaatacaaaaattgttgatgaagaattcattttttagtatattttacccGTGTAttcgattttttccattttatacaCGCTTGAAGAGATGAACGATATTAAtcgattgtaaaaaataaaataacattcagcTCATCGAAAACTAACAATTATTTGATATCAGAAATTGATCacataaaattcagttttttcggCCCATCCAAATACACATATAGACTttaattcatgaatattttttgataaaatgagaA includes:
- the LOC117167902 gene encoding RNA polymerase II elongation factor Ell-like, with protein sequence MIKAKGLNIWRKVNVQESGRSIPPPLPANIRHCESTNISTSGAGSSRFSSSTSSSYKKNACISPPVGNKPKKQLSDIARTPIRERLIHLLALRPYKKPDIYERIYREGCREKDRSKISEHLTEIAFKRDHFYLLKKSVWNNVQDNWIYYTEEEKSLLKKRKPQNLTLPGFSDGSSGSRPPSNSIHPGSPPSITAPPRALLKSKRPAYNEGNGNLPTKKPRISQSRDPEALFVNHGENGSTAGSSVDSGDSRFSCAERVSGCVNSLEVISGSNSGTCNSRSSLFTRQKSNWNQRQPGGLNSAEGTTNKEMIRGSSYPAASLCLEVIEKMTKTSSRNNASSQF